TACCGCGCGGCGCGTCCGGATCGTCCATGATCAGCACGAAGCTGCGCGTCTCCGGCGGCGCGCCGCTCCAGTTCAGCTCCGGGGCGCGATCCTCGCCCTCGCAAGTGTAGCGCCGAGGGATCGTTGCGCCCTCGGCAAATGCGGGACTGCTCACACGCATCGCCATCGGCGCACCTCCTGAGATGGTCGGTTGAGCTCCACAGCCGCTCAGCAGCAAGAACCCGACCAGCAGCCGACCCCAGCGCGGCATTTGGATGCCCTCCGCACGCTAGCGTCCCAACTCGGCGCGCAGCGCCTCCAGATGCGCGCGGGCGATCGCTTCCAGAAAGCTCGCATCGTGGAGCAAACGCGCCTGCTCAGGGTTGGAGAGAAAGGCCGATTCGGTCAGCACGTTGTGGCCGCGCGGAAAGGTCCAGCGCACCGGCGCCACATCGGCGGGATGCACGCCGTCCGGGTAGCCGGCATCGCGGTAGCCGACCGTGCCGCCGGTCGCCGCGCGCAGGCGGGCCGCCAGGTCGGCGGCGAAGGTGAACGGCCCGGCGGCGTGTGGATCGACCAGCACCTCAACGCGGCGCAGAGTGGGATTTTTGCGGTTGCTGTTGACGTGCACCGAGATCAGGCGGCCCTGGTCGGCAGCGTTGTCGGGCCGAAACAGCAGCGCGTTGGCGTAGCGCACGCGCGCCGCCAGCGAGACGTAGCGATCGCTCGTGCGTGTCAGCGCTACCGTCGCGCCCTCGGCCGCGGCCAGCCGCGCCAGGCGCTGCCCGATCTCGAGCACCACCGCCTTTTCCTGCAGGCCACTGCCGGCGGGATCGACGCCGAAGTCGTTGCCGCCATGCCCGGGATCGATCACAATGGTGACGCCGCGCAGGGGCTGCGGTTGCGCCAGCGCCGCCGGAGCGAGGCCAAGCAGCGCCGGCAGCAGAAGCAACAGCACGATGCGCTGCCAGGGACGAATGCGCATCAGCATACCCAGATCGTACGGGGCGCGCACGTGGCCCGCCCCGTGCGCGCTACAGCAGGATCAGCATCGGCTGTTCCAGAATGCGCTTGAGCTCCTGCATGTACTCTGCCGCAACCGCGCCGTCGGCAACGCGATGATCGACCGAGATCGTCGCGCGCATGATCTGGCCGATCGCCAGCTGGCCATCGCGCACCACCGGCTGTTCCGTGACCGCACCCACCGCCACAATCGCGGCCTGCGGCGGGTTGATGATCGCCACGAAGCTCTCGACCGGATACATGCCCAGGTTCGAGGTGCTGAAGGTACCGCGTCCCAGCTCTTCGGGCGTGGCCTTGCCGGCGCGCGTGCGCTCGATCAGATCCTTGGCTTCGCGGCTGATCGTGCCGAGCGACTTGCGGTCCACATCCGTGATCGCGGGCGCCAGCAGCCCGTTCTCGGTAGCCACTGCAATACCGACGTTGATGTAGTCGTGGTAGATCAGCGCATCCTCGTCGAAGGTGGCATTGAGCACCGGGAACTTGGTCATGGCCAGCGCCGCGGCCTTGACGATCAGATCGTTGATCGTGATCTTGACCTCGCCGCCGGCGTTGAGCTGCTTGCGCAACTCCAGGGCCGCGCCCATGTCGATGGCCGTGGTGACGTAGAAGTGCGGCACAGGCGCTTTGCTCTGCACCAGGCGGCGCGCAATCGTCTGGCGCAGGCGCGAGAGCGGCTCACGACGCGTGCCGGGCTGCGGCACGGCAGCCGGTTGTGGCGCGGGCTGTGGCACGGCGGCCGGTTGTGGCGCCGGTTGCGGCGCCGGTTGCGGCGCAGGCCGGGGCGCGACGGCCGGGGCGGCCGGCTGCGGCGCGGGCACGCCACGCTGCAACGCCGCCTCAACGTCGCGGCGCACAACGCGGCCACCAGGGCCAGAGCCCTGGATGCGCGTCAGGTCGAGGTTGTTTTCGCGCGCCAGGCGACGCGCCATCGGCGACGCGGGCACCTGACGACCATCGCCGCCGCTGGGCGCAGGCGCAGCTTCCGGCGGAGCGCTCACCGGCGCGGCCTGCTCGGTCTGCTGCGCGGCAATGGAGACGGCCTCGCCGCCCTCGCCGGCCTGCTGCGTGGTGGCCGGCGCGCCCGAGGGACGCTCGGCGGTCGCCGCCTGATCGGTCGCCTCAGCCGCGGCGGGCGCTGCCGCCGCGCCGTCGCCATTCAACAGAGCGATCGGCGTACCGACCGGCACAGTCTGCCCCTCCTGCACCAGGATCTTGGACAGCGTGCCGGAGGCAAACGCTTCGATTTCGATCGTCACTTTGTCGGTTTCGATCTCAGCGATCGGCTCGCCCTTTTTGATCTCGTCACCGGGCTTTTTGAGCCATTTGACGATCGTACCTTCCTGCATATCGAAGCCCATTTTGGGCATCGTGATTTCGGCCATCTTCAGCTCCTCAATCATCGGCGCGGAATCAGGGAGGCGGTGACGGGAGGCAAGCGGCGGAGCGCGGGTCCGCGCGCGGCCTGGCCCGGTCGGCGTGGCAGGCGCTGCCTCCCGGTCTGGTCTTCCCTGATCCCTACTCCAGCACCTTGCGAATCGCCGCCTCGATCCGTTCCGGCGTCACAACTACCTGGTTCTCTAGGTTGGTAGCGTAGGGGAAGGGCACTTCGACATAGCCCACGCGCTCGATCGGCGCATCGACGTAGTCGAAGCCGTGCTCATAGAGGCGGGCGACGACTTCGGCCTGCACGCCGTGCGACTGCCACTCTTCCGAAACAACCACCGCGCGGTTGGTCTTGCGGAAGCTGGTCAGCGCCTTGCTCATATCCAGGGGCCGGATGGTGCGCAGGTCGATGATCTCGCACTCAATGCCTTCCTCTTTGGAGAGCTTTTCGGCGACCTCCATGCACAGGTGCACCGGACGCGAGTAGGTGACGATCGTCACATCCTTGCCTTCGCGCGCCAGGCGTGACTCGCCGATCTTGGCCTGGTAGTCATCGGGCACTTCGCCTTTGACGCCATACATTAGCGTGTGCTCGATAAAGATCACCGGATCGGGGTCTTCCATGGCGGCGCGGAAGAGCGCCTTCATGTCGGCGGGCGTAGCCGGCGCAACGACCTTGAGGCCAGGCACGTAGGCGAACATCGTATCGAAGGCCTGCGAGTGGGTCGCCGAGAGGTTGCGCCAGCCGTTGGTGGTGCGCAGCACCAGCGGGCACTGCATCTGACCACCGAACATATAGTAGAGCTTGGCGGCGTGGTTGATGATCTGGTCAAAGGCCAGCAGCGAGAAGTTGACCGACATGATCTCGACGATGGGCCGCATGCCCAGCATGGCCGCACCGATGCCGACGCCAACGATGCCGGCCTCGGCGATGGGCGCGTCACGGATCTTCTCGGGGCCGTACTCCTCGAGAAAGCCGGCGGTCACGCCATAGGTGCTGCCGTAGTAGCCGATGTCTTCGCCGATGATAAAGACGCGATCGTCTTTGAGCCACTCACGAAGCTCTGCGCGCAGGGCTTCGCGGACTGTCATGACTGCCATAGCCGTCTCTTTCTGCCTCGCAATGCACACGGCGGTGGCACCCGGCGCGCGATTGGCGCCGGGCAGCAACCGTCCCTAATATTTGTCCGCGATCGGATTGGCGTACGCCGAGGTCGGATCGAGCCACTTTTCTTCGGCGGGCGGGCTCTGGTCGGCGAACTGCACCGCCTCGTCCACGACCTGTTCCATCTGGCGCTCGATCTGCTGCGCCTGCTCCTCGCTCAGGATCCCGTCCTCGATCAGCTTCTTGCGGAAGACCTGATTTGGATCACGCGCGCGATACTTTTCGATCTCTTCCTTGGTGCGGTACTTCTGTGTATCCTGCGCCGAGTGGCCACGGAGGCGGTAGGTAACGCACTCCAGCAGCACCGGGCCCTGGCCGCTGCGCGCATGCTCCACGGCGCGCAGCGCCGCCTCATAGGTGGCGATCAGATCGTTACCGTCCACGCGCTCGGCGGTCATGTCGAAGGCGCAGGCCTTGCGGTAGATCTCCTGCACCGAGGAGTGGACGGCGATGGGCGTGCCCATGGCGAAGAGGTTGTTCTCGCAGACAAACACCACGGGCAGCTTGCCCAGCTTGGCGAAGTTGAGCGCCTCATAGAACTCGCCGCCGTTGGTTGCGCCGTCGCCGAAGAAGACCATCACTACTTCGGGTTTCTTTTGGAGCTTCAGCGCGGTGCCCATGCCGCAGGCCATCAGCAGGTGGCTACCGACGATCGCGTAGCCGCCCCAGAAGCGCTTGCTGACGTCCACGAAGTGCATCGAGCCGCCCAGGCCCGCGGCGCAGCCGGTGGCCTTGCCGAAGAGTTCGGCCATCAGCGCTTTGGGGTCGAGTCCGCGCGCCAGGGCATGGCCGTGATCACGGTAGTGGGTGATGATGTGGTCTTCCGGTTTGAGGGCGTTGATCGTGCCGACCGCTACCGCTTCCTGTCCGACGTAGAGGTGGAGAAAGCCGCCGATCTTGGCGCGCGTGTACATCTCCTGACATTTTTCCTCAAAGACGCGGATCAGGACCATCTGCCGGTACATGTCGATGAGCTGCTCGGCGCTCAGGCCGGCGTACCGCTCGGTGGTCTCAGGCGTGGTTGCCATCGCCTCATCCTTTGCTTGCACTCGCTTGTTCCGTTTGGTTGCCATACCATTTCGGGATCGATGCCCGCTCTGCCGGCGCCCTGCCTCAGGCACAGCGCGCAGCGACGCCATCCACCCCGCACCCTTTCCAGATGAACAGATCGAGTCGCATCGGCGTCGCGCGCAGGCATGCCGGCAGGTTCAGCTCGCGCATGAGTGCTGTCAGCTCCGCCGGAGTATAGGCGCGCAAAACCGATCGCGGGCCATCGCGTCGACTCACGGGCGACACGCTGACCGCTCCCAGCAGGCGCGCGCCCCACAGGGCCGGCGCGCCGCGTCGCACGTCACTGATGATGACGCCCAGGCGCGCCACGCGCAGCAGTTCACGCAGCAACGCGCGGACGGCTGCGCCGCTGAAGTGATGGAGCGTTTGTGCGCAGGTGACAATATCGACGGCGTTGTCGACAAAGGGCAGCGCCAGGGCATCATGGCGTAGCAGCATGATCGCCTGCCTGTTGATCTGCCGGCGTGCTTCGCGCAGCACCGCAGCGTGTCGATCACTGGCCAGCAGGCGCGCCGGACGGCCCTGCCGCAGCACGCGACGGCTCAGCAGCACCGGCAGATCGCCACGCCCCGTGGCCACATCCAGGATCGTCGGTGTGTAGCCTGCCGGCAGCGTCACCAGCCAGCGCGCGACCTGCTGTGCGATCGCAGCGTAGGCACCTGTCCAGCGCCCGGCACGCGCAATATCACCCAGATTGTCGTGTACCAGCCGCGGATCGACTGCGTCGTCGTCCAGCGCTTCCGGCGCCTCGCTACGCGGCGGTACCCAGCGGGGGGCAATCCCCTTCAGGACGCGCATTCCAGCCGTGTATTATGCACCAAAAACGGCGAACATGCCAATCGCAGGCTTAGGCTCCGCGCACCCGCTCCGCCGGCTCCGCGCCGGCGGCGGCCTGATGCACCGGCACCCGCCGACGGTGGCGTGCCAGCCAGGCGGCATAGCCCAGCGCCACGATCAACAACAGCAGGAGCGGCAGGCGCACCAGCGCCAGCACCTGCGAGGCCCAGCCCAGATCAAGCAGCGAAACTAGCAACAATCCCGCGATCAGGGCGATCTCCTGCGCGATCGCCTCGCGCCAGGCCGTCTGCCAGCTCATCAGCTCCCTCCTATGCCTGTAGTCCGGCTCCAGCAAGAGCTGTGCTAGAATGCGACTCTCACCGAACAGGAGTACAGACGCATGTCGATCATCAAGCACTATCTTTCCTGGGCCGAGATCGAGGAGCTGGTTGCGCGCCTCGCCCACCAGATGCAGGGCTGCCACTTCGATGCGCTGCTGGCTGTGACGCGCGGTGGCCTGGTGCCCGCCGGCCTGATCGCCTACCATCTGGGCCTGCGCAATATTCTGGCCGCCGCCGTGCAGTTCTACAGCGGCGTTGGCCAGCGCACTGCCGCACCCACCTTCCTCCAGTTCCCCGCCGATCCGTTTCTCAGCAACAAAACCATCCTGATCGTGGACGATATCTGGGATAGTGGCAAAACGATCTCGGCGGTGCGCACGCGCGTCCTGGCTGCCGGTGGTCAGCCGGTCACCGCCGTGCTGCACTACAAACCGCGCGCGTCGCTGTTCGACGCCCAACCCGATTATTATGTCGAGTCGACCGATGCCTGGATTGTCTATCCCTGGGAGCCTGCCAGCGAGCGCGAGGACGCGACGCAGGCGCACGCCTAGGCACTCACAGGCAGGCGATGGCCGCCAGCAGCTCCTGCTGCACCTCATCGGTCAGCAGCCGACAGCCGGCGCCCAAATCGTCTTGGACGCTCAAGGCGCGGCGGATGGCGCGCATGCGCTCTTCGGTGCGCGCCGGGTCGATGCCCAGCGCGGCTGCCAGCGCCGGCGCCGACTCGTCGATGATCGCCCGGCGCACGGCGGCAGCATCCGCGCCGTAGCGCCAGGCCACCTGTTCAATAGCCGCATCGATGGCCGGATGCCAGTGCATGTACCTCCTCCGCGAGCGTAACCGGGAGCAACCATGAGTCAGTCGCTTGCGCCGCTGATCGCCGTCGTCGGCCCGACCGCGGTGGGTAAAACGGCCTTCAGCATTGCGCTGGCCGAGCGCATCGGTGGCGAGATCGTCAACGCCGACTCACGGCAGATCTACCGCTTTATGGATATCGGCACGGCCAAGCCGACGCCGACAGAACGAGCGCGCGTGCCGCACCATCTCTTCGACATCGTCACTCCCGATCAGGCGTTCTCCCTAGCAGTGTACCAGGAGCTGGCAAGCCGCACGATCGCGCAGATCGCAGCGCGCGGCCATGTGCCCTTGCTGGTCGGCGGCACGGGCCAATATCTTGCGGCGCTGCTGGAAGGCTGGCGCGTGCCACGGGTCGCGCCCCAGCCGGAGCTACGCCAACGGCTGGCTGAGGAAGCGGAGCAGCACGGCGTTGGGGTGCTGTACGAGCGCCTGCGCCGCGTCGATCCGCTTGCAGCGGCGCGCATCGAGGCGAACAATCTGCGGCGCATTATCCGCGCCCTGGAGGTGTACGAGGTGACGGGCCAGCCCATCTCGCAGCAGCAGGAGCGGCAGCCACCGCCCTACCGCACGCTCACGCTCTGGTTGACGATGGAGCGCGCGGAACTGTACCGGCGCATCGATGCGCGCGTGGATACGATGATCGCCGCCGGCTTGGTCGAGGAGGTGCGCAGCCTGTTGGCGCGCGGTTACGGCTGGGAGCTGCCGGCGATGTCCAGCCTAGGCTACAAAGAGTTCCGTCCGTATTTCGAGGGGAGCGCTCCGTTGGAGGTGTGCATCGAGCGTCTCAAATTCAACACCCACGCCTTTGTGCGCAAGCAGGAGATGTGGTTCCGCCGTTTGCCGCATCTGACGCGCCTGGCGGCGGACGAACACGCGCTCGACGCGGCGCTGCGCATCGTGCGCGAACGGCAGCTGGTCGGCTGATGCGTCGCGCCCGACCCGCGCCACCAAGGCGCAGCGCGGGCGTTCTCGATACCGCCCACGCTGCCTGATGGTGTCAGCGGCGCGGCACGGCATCGATCGAACGCGCCATGGCCGGCCCCTGCGAAGAGGGTTTGGGCTCGGCCCCCGTCGTCAGTGCCCGTTCGCGCTCCTCGCGCGCCCGCGCTTCGCGCCGCCGACGGGCCTCCTCGGCCAGTTGCTCGTCGCGCCGGTAGTAGAAGCGCAGCTCCTGATCGTACTGTTCGCCGCCATGGTAGGCGACATAGACGCGGCTGCCCTGGGGAATGCCGCCCGAGGCCACCAGATCCGCCAGCGGCGCGTCGATATCCTTGAGCATGCGCGCGCGCAGGGGCCGCGCGCCAAAGGTGGGGTTGTACCCCTTGCGCAGGATGTGGTCCTTGGCTGCCGGGCTGACCTCGACCTGAATGCCGTAGTTGAGATACTGGCCGTTGGCCTCGCTGAGCATGCGGTCGAAGATCTGGCTCATGGTTGAGCTCGACAGAGGCCGGAAGGCGATGATCTCATCGATGCGGTTGATCCACTCCGGGCGGAAGACGCGCTGCAGGGCCTCAAAGCCGATCTGGTAGATCTGCTGGCCGGTGGCTTCCATATCCTGGCGCGTGGAGCGGAAGCCAATGTTGCGCTTGTCGATGAAATCGACCATCTCCTTGGCGCCGACGTTGGTGGTCATGATCAGGATCGCGTTGCGGAATGAGACCACCCGCCCGCTGTTCAGCAGCGTGATCTCACCGTCCTCCATGATCTGCAGCAGCAGATTCCACAGCTCGGCCGTGCCCTTTTCGATCTCGTCAAAGAGCACCACGCTGTTTTCGGTCTCGATGATCTCCGGATCGAGCAGCGGTTTCTGATCACGGCCAACATAGCTGGGCGGCGCGCCAACCAGTGCCGAAACCTCATGTCCCTGGCTGAAGATCGAGCAGTCGATCTTCAGAAAGCCGCCACCTTCGGGATGCAGCCGCTGCGCCAGCCGCTTGGCACATTCGCTCTTGCCGACGCCGGTCGGCCCCAGGAACAGCAGATTGACCAGCGGACGGTTGCGATTCCCCGCTGAAAATCCAACCCGGGCGCGATTGAGCGCCCGAATCAGGCTTTCGATCGCGCGGTTCTGCCCAAAGATCGCGTTGCGCAGATCGTGCTCGATCGCGTCCAACGGATTGGCAGTTCCACGAGTAGCCAGCTGCATGCCCTCCGGAATCGGATCGGCAGGCAGTGGAGCGAGCTGATGAGCGCTCATACGAAACCCTCCTGACAGGCATGTTCTGATGACGATTTTGGAATTCGGGCGCGTGTGGCAGGTTGCTCGCGACGTGTGGCGCCGGGATTGATCAGTGATGCACGGGATCATACCCGCCCCACCCGGCGATCGCAAGGGCAGCCAGGCCCATCTGCGCCGCGCCACCCGGCTCAGGCCAACATGTGCCTCTTCATGCAGGCACGCGCCCGCTCCACCGCTGGCCTCACAAGCACGTGCCCCGCCTTCCACGCGGAAGGCGGGGCACGTTAGCGGCGAAACGCGGAACCGCAACTCAGGGCAGCACCGGCGCCTGGGCCAGGGTTGCCTCGTCGATGGTCAGCAGCGTGATACTGACCCAGCCTTCGGCTTCGGGCGCGACCACGCGAATCCACCGGCCGTCCGCCGTTTTACCTTTGACGGTGACCGTCTGGCCGGCATGTAGCTGACCCAGCACGGTGCCAGTCTCCAGATTCGGCAGATAGCGGATGTTGCCGCCGTTGAAGACCGTCGCTTTGAGTGGCCCGGCCGTGACCGCCGCCGCGGGCGGACGTACCGAGGGGATCTCGTTGATGCGCGCGGCATCGACCTGCGCCTGGCTGCGAGACAACCAGGCGACGCGCGCGCCCTGCGGCACCAGGAACCACTGCCCATCGTCGCTGCGCAGCAGTGGCGTGAAGGTGGTGCCGGGCTGCACCACTGTGACCACCGCGCTGCCCAGCGTCGGGCTGATCAGCAGCGTGGCCTCAGCGGTAGTTGCCACGGTGGGTGGGCCTGCCGGGATGGGCGTCGGCTCCGGCGAGGGAGCGGGCGTCGGCTCCGGCGAGGGAGCGGGCGTCGGCTCCGGCGAGGGAGCGGGCGTCGGCTCCGGCACGGACGTCGCCTCGACCGCAACGGCAAAGAACTCCTCGCGCAACAGCGAGGGCACCACCAGGTCGCGCTGGGCCGTCAGCGCCTCCGCACCATTGCCGAGCGTCACTTCGACGCGATAGGTGTTGCGCTCCGGCAGCGGCGGCGCGTCCGCGGCCTTGGTCAGGCGCAGATTGAAGCGCCCATTCATCACCAGGCCGGTGGTCGAGGTTGGGTCGGCCCACGCTACGGGCTGCGTGCCATCCAGCAACTGCGCGCTCACCGGCGTGCCATCTGCAACGTGATCAGCCGTGCCCTCGATCGCAATCGCATCACGATTGACCACGCGTGCATCGGCCAGGGTGAGGCTGGGCGGCGGTGTTTCGGCCGCCTCGGTGGACTGCGGCGCGTTGAGCAGGCTCCAGACGACCCAGGTCGCGCCGGCGATCAGCAGGATCGGCAGCAGCACAATACTCAAGCGCGTCGGTAGCGGCAGGCGGCGAAAGCGCGCCAGGGCCGACTCCTCATCGATCGGCGGGAGCGAGGTATAGTCAATCGTTTGGGTCGGCAGGTAGGCGGCCAGTTGATCCGCCTCGCCGCCCCGAGCTTTGCGCTTAAACGGCAGTTTGGGCATGCTGATCACATCCTCCGAGTTGTGGGCTTTGGCTACGGGCAGAGCATAGCACCAGCCGTCGTCGGCCAGCCAGACGCGCTGGGCAGAGCATGACGCGTCCGCTTCTCCTAGCGCAAGACGGTACCGGTTCGACAGACGCGCGCTGCTGCGGTACGATCGGCCCATGCGGCAGCGATGTAGGTGGCTGCTTGATCTGGCTGCTCTGGCGATCCTGGGACTCTTCGGCTGGAACATCGCGCTGACGGCGCGCGGCGCAGCCGATCCGATCTGGAGCGCGATCCAGCAACGGGGCACGCTGCGCGTCGGCACGGCGCCCGGCTTCCGCCCCTTTGTGGTCGAGCGCGATGGTCGGCTGCAGGGCTACGACATCGACCTGGTTAACGAGGTCGTGCGGCGGCTTGGCCTGCGCGCCGAGTTTGTGCCGCTGGCCTACGACGCGCTCTACGACACGCTCAGCACGCGGCAGGTCGAACTGCTGACGGCGGCGCTGCCGTTGGCGCCGGAGCAGGGCTGGCGCGCGCGCTTCTCCACGCCCTACCTCAACGCCGGGTTGGTGCTGGTGCTGCACCGCGCCGGCACGATTGACGCGGATGCACCGCAGCTCAGCGGCCGGACCATCGGCGTAGCGCTGGGCTCGGACGCCGACAGCTACGCGCGCGCGCTCCAGCAGCGTGATGCCCGCATCAGCGTGCGCAACGACTTCGAAACGCCCGAGGCAGCCCTGGCCGCCCTGACACGCCGGCAGGTGGACGCAGTGATCGCCGACGCGGTCAGCGCGCTGGCCGCTGGGCAGGCCGATCCAGAGCTGATGATCGCGCCGAACGCGCTGACCTTCGAGCCCTATGTCCTGGCGATGCCGGTGGAAGCCTACCAGCTGCACGGCGCGATCAACCAGGCCCTGGAAGCGATGCGCCTGCAGGGCTGGTTCGATCAGGCCAACCAGCGCTGGTTCCGGCCCGAACACGTCTATGCCGCACCCGACGGGTCCTAAGGGCTTGATCGCCTCTGCTATGCTGTCGCCATGACGCCAACCCGCCGCTACCTGGCTATTTCCTTTGATGTCGGCCATACACTGATCGATGCCCGGCGCAGCCCGCCACAGATCGTCGCCGAACTACTGGCCGAGCTGGGCCACCACACCACGCCGGAGATGCTCCAGGCCGCTTATCAGCGCGCCGAACGGCTGTTTCTGGAAGACTACCTGCGTCCGCTGTGCGATACCTGGGAGGCCGACGAGCGTATCCAGCGCTTCTATTGCGACTACTATCTGCGCATCCTGCATGACCTGGGCCTGCCCCAGGCTGAGGAGCGCCATGCGCTCACCATCATCGCGCGCTACCTCGAACCCGCCAACTGGCAGCCCTACCCGGGTGTGATCGACACGCTGGCCGAGCTGCGCGCGCGTGGCTACCGCCTCGGCGCAGCCTCGGACTGGGACACCAACCTGCGGCGCATTCTCCAGCACCTGGGCCTGACGCGCTACCTGGACTGGGTGATCATCTCCGGCGCGCTGGGCGTTGCCAAGCCCTCGCCCGGCTTCTACCGGCTGGTGGTGCAGCGCGCGGGCGTGCCGGCGGCGCGTATCGTGCACGTCGGCGACTCCTACTATGCTGACGTACGTGGCGCGCGCACGGTGGGCATGGACGCCGTGTTGATCGACTGGCGACGCCGCGAGCTGCCGCGTCTGGACGTGCCCGTGATTCAGCGCCTGCCCGACCTGCTGGACGTGCTCGAAGTGTGAGGCAAGCGTCCCTGGCACCCCAGTTGCTGGTGGCATGCCAAACTGCGCGGAAAGGAGAGCACGGGCATGGCACAGCACAAGAATCCGCTGGAG
This is a stretch of genomic DNA from Kallotenue papyrolyticum. It encodes these proteins:
- a CDS encoding HAD family hydrolase translates to MTPTRRYLAISFDVGHTLIDARRSPPQIVAELLAELGHHTTPEMLQAAYQRAERLFLEDYLRPLCDTWEADERIQRFYCDYYLRILHDLGLPQAEERHALTIIARYLEPANWQPYPGVIDTLAELRARGYRLGAASDWDTNLRRILQHLGLTRYLDWVIISGALGVAKPSPGFYRLVVQRAGVPAARIVHVGDSYYADVRGARTVGMDAVLIDWRRRELPRLDVPVIQRLPDLLDVLEV